Within the Deltaproteobacteria bacterium genome, the region ACCTGAAAAAATGAGCGCTCTCTTCTGGGAATACGACTCTCAAACACTTTCCCTGGACCAGAACAGGGACCTGATCATCGGCCGTGTTCTTTCTGCGGCAGGGTGGGATGATATCCGATGGCTGCTCTCGGAATTCAGTGAAAGTGAGCTGAGGGACTGGATTTTAAGCTCCAGAGGAAGGAGCCTTTCCCCTCCCCGTCTCCGTTTCTGGGAACTGCTGCTGGGTCTGCCGCATTCTCAAGTCAACGAATGGCTGTCCGGAACCGGCAGAAGAATCTGGGATGGAAGGACCGCGTTTTGACTCGCCGCCCGGAGGCCCTTCCCGAAGACCTTCAGGCCGTCCTTCGAGAAATGGGTCCCTTCATGTCTGAAAGAGGTCTTTATCTGGGCGGGGGAACGGCGCTTGCTGTTTACCTGGGCCACAGGGTATCCATCGATCTCGACTGGTTCACTGAAAAGCCTCTCGGCGACCCGCTGGTCTTCACGCAGGAGTTGAAGGACAACGGGATCCCGCTCGTCGTAACCCAGGTGGACCGGGGCACTCTGCATGGATCGGTTCACGGCATTAACGTCAGTTTCCTCGAATACCGGTATCCCCTCCTCGCCCCCGCCAACCTCCGGCCTGAATTTCACTGCCTTCTGGCATCGCCCGACGATATAGCCTGCATGAAGCTTTCAGCTATTTCCCAGCGCGGCTCTAAAAAAGATTTTATCGACCTCTATTCCATTTTGAAGACCTATTATAAACTCGGTGAAGCGCTTGATCTCTACAAAGAAAGATATGCCATTGAGGATATCGGCCACGTCCTTTTTGGTCTGGCCTACTTTGACGATGCGGAACGGGAAAAAACGCCGAAGATGCTATGGGATGTTGACTGGGAAACAGTCAGGGAATCGATCCGGGAATGGCTTAGGGAGTATGCAGTTAAATGAGTTATTGGCCGCTGATGCACGGCGCTCCGCGGGTCCCAGATGCCGAAGTCCAGAGGGGAAGAGCGGGTCCAAAAAACAACGTTCAATGTTCAACGTGGTAAAGAACGTTCAAAGTTCAATGTTCAATGACCAGCGAAGTCATTGCGAGGAGCATCGAGGCGGACAGGGAGTCCAGAGGGATAGACCAGTTCAACGTTCCAGGTTCAACGTTCAATGGGGCGCGGGGCGCAGTCGATACTGCAGGGAAGGGCAGGCCTCAAGCTTGCTCTTATTCCGTCTTCTGAGAAACCCAATCAACAAGAGCCAGTTTTGAAACGCGGGCAAATTCGCGAGTATTGTTGGTGACCAGCGTAAGCCCCCGGGAGACAGCATGGGCGGCGATGAGCATGTCCATGCCACCAAGGGGGGTCCCCGCCTTCTCCAGTGAGGTGCGGACATCACCGTAGGCCTGAGCCGCTTCTTCGTCAAATGGCAATATTTCCAGAGGGATCATGAATTCATCGAGGGCTCTGGAATTTTTCTCCCGATGCTTGCTCTTGGCTACGCCGTAACGCAGTTCGGAAAGCGTGATTGCAGAGATGCTGATATCACCGACCTGGTAGTCTAAAAAGCGTTCAAGCACTGACTCCGGCTGCTGCTTGATAATGTAGATACAGATGTTGGTGTCGAGCATCAGCTTCATCAGAAGTTCTCCCGCTTGTCCGGTTCCGGCTGGGATCGTTCGGACATGAAGTCCCGGGAAAACCTTTTCAGGCTGCCGAAAAGGACATCCCAGGAATGACTGCGGGGGATGAGATATACGACATGGCCACTCTTCTTGATAAAGACTTCAGTGTCGTCAAACCGGAATTCCTTAGGCAGGCGTACCGCCTGACTTTGACCATTTTTGAAGATTTTCGCTGTTTTCATTGGGTACCTCCACACATCGTCTTAATATATATTAAAAATATATATTATTGCGGGCGTCATGGCAAGCAAAAAGTCAGGGGAAGAACAGTCCAGAGTTTCAGGAACTGCCACGGCGTCATCGCGCCTGTCCCGCCATAGCTCGAAGAGCGACGGCGGAAGCTGAAACTATGCGACCTGTCCGCCATAGCCCGTAGGGCGACGGCGGAAGCGATCCCGTGGGCGACCGGAGGGCGCCGTGACGACCTTTGCAGCTCCGCATGAGATTGCCGCGTCACTCTCGTCTCCCTCGATGCTCCTCGCAATGACAGCAAAATAATAAAGGTACTCATTTCCAGGATGATCCCTATTTTTCAAGCACCCGGCCGACTGCCTCCCAACCTGAAACATTGACCTCCTTGCGCGTCAGGGATTCCCTGCCTCCATAGATGAGGGTCGGACAAGTGGCCCGATCGCCTGCAAGGGTCTGCCAGCGTTCCAGCCCGATAAAAAAACCCCGGTTAAGGGTCTTGCCTGATTTGATCTCGATGGGCTGCAGCAAGGTCCCCACCTCGGCGATGACATCCACCTCGTTGCCGTTGCTGTCACGCCAGAAGTGAAGCCCCGCCTTTTCCCCCTGATTGAATCTTGTTTTCACCAATTCAGAGACGATGAAGGTTTCAAAAATACTGCCGCGCAGGGGATGAGCTGCAAGCTGGTCCTGCTCTCGAATGCCCAACAACCAACAAAGCAGGCCCGTGTCGTAAAAATATATTTTAGGCGATTTGACCAGCCTCTTGTTGAAATTGGCATGGTGTGGACGAAGAGTGAACAGTATGTAACTCGCCTCCAGGACAGATATCCAGGCCCTGGCCGTGTTGTGGGTAATGCCGCAATCGGTGGCAAGGGAGGAAAGGTTCAGGATTTGCCCGCTGCGGCCGGCACAAAACCTCAAAAAACGCTGAAACGCTTCAAGGTCCTGGACCTTCAGCAGTTGCCGGACGTCGCGTTCCACATAGGCTGTCACATAGGATCTGAACCAGGCGCCCGGCGAAAGATCACGGTCGTACAGGGGCGGATAGCAGCCGTTGAAGAGCATAGCATCGAGCAGGTTCGGCCTGACCCCCGCCCGGTCCAGTTCCCCGATGGAAAAAGGCAGCAATTCAATAAAGGCCGTCCTGCCTGCCAGCGACTGCGAGATCTCCGACATCAGGTTGAATTGTTGGGATCCCGTTAGCAGAAAAAGCCCCATCCGGCCATCCCCGTCGACCCTCGTTTGCAGGTAGGAAAGTATTTCCGGCGCCCGTTGTACCTCATCGAGCACCCCCCCGTCCGGAAAACGTTCCAGAAAACCTCTTGGGTCGTCGATAGCCGCAATCCTGACGTCTGGATCCTCAAGCGAAACGTAGGGTCTGCCGCTAAAAACAACCCGGGCCAAGGTCGTCTTCCCGGACTGCCTGGGTCCTGTGATAGTCACAATAGGAAAACCACGCAGGAATTGACGGATCGTTGATTCGGCGTTGCGCTTGATCATGGTGAAAAAATATACCGTAGCATGTTAATTGTCAAACACTTTTACATTTTACATAAATAATGCTGTATGGCACTTCTCTTTGCCAGGGGATGGGGAATCCAACTCTAAAATCAGCGTTTTCGCTGCGGCTCCGCATGAGCTTGCTTCACACAGTTATCGGTTCGCAATGACTTCGCTGGTTATTGAACGTTGAACGTTCTTTACCCCGTTGAACATTGAACTTTGTTATTTGGACCCGTTCTTCCCCATTGCCTATCGCCCGCTTTTCCCCATTGCCCATGGGTCCCAGGGGCTTCGATACCCCCATACGCCCTTACCTCCATACCTCGGTACCTCGGTACTGCCCTATCCCCTCCTTTCCTGTTAAATTGCGTTTTTGTGTTACGAAACAGAAAGATTCAGGATATTGTATATGGAAATTGTTTGACAGTGACGAACAATTACCGTATCAATTCTATTCAACCGGGCATTAGGCCGGTAGCGGGTTTGTTCGACAGGAGCGCACAATGTCCAGAGCGAATCGGATCCATACAAAGCCAGGGGTTGAACTGGTCAGAAAACTGGCCAGTGAGGGGGATCGCATCTTTACATCGGCTCGGGCTCGGGAACTTGCTCCTGCCGTTGGTCTATCAGAGGGCTATTTTCGCCAGGCACTCCATCACCTGGTCAAGTCTGGATGGCTGGTTCGTCTACGCAAGGGTCTCTACGCGATCTCGTCGTCCGTGCCCGGCGTCACGCCCGTCCACGAGTTTGAGATCGCAATGGCCCTTGTCGAACCGGCCGCCATCTCTCACTGGTCTGCCCTGCACTACCACGGCTTGACGGACCAAGTGCCCAGAAAGGTCTTCGTTCTCACCACAACCGGGATCTCGGTCCCCCGAATGCGAGGGAGCATGTCCAGGAAGGCACGGGACGGCTACCCGGTTGGCGGAATGCTCTACCAGTTCGTTCAGGTGATACCCGAGCGGTTCTTTGGAACGCAGAAAGTGTGGTTCCAGGAAACGCGGGTGACGATCACAGATCCCGAGCGCACGTTGCTGGACGGCCTCTCCATGCCACAGTACTGCGGCGATTTCGCCGAGGTACTCCATGCGTTCGAGGCGCGGGGTTCCGATTTGAACATCGGCCGGATCATTGAGTATGCTCTTAATCTGAATGCGGTGACGGCCAAACGACTCGGGTGGGTACTCGAACATCTGGGTGTTGACCCTGCTAATTGCGAACGACTTGCGTCGCTTTCGATCAAGGGCTCCCGCAAACTCGATCCCGCGGGTCCGCGCAAAGGATCGTACAACAAGCGCTGGATGATCCAGGAGAACCTTCCCGGAAGAGTCAATCCATGAAGCCACTTTACACGCGCCTTCAGGAATCGCGCAAGCGCCTCGATATCCCGTGGGTTGTCCTTGAACGTGACTACCTTTTGTCCTGGATTCTCGCCGGGATTGGGCAAGTGGAATCGCTGCGTGACACGCTTGTCTTCAAGGGCGGCACTGCCCTGAAGAAGTGCTATTTCGGTGATTATCGATTTTCGGAAGATCTGGATTTTTCCGTGCTGGAAGGCGCTCCGGCGGGCGATAAGATAGAGCAAGCGGTCCGAGAGGCATGCGGTGCCACTGTGAAGCTACTGGACAAGCACGCTCCCGTGGAAATTGCCTGTGAACGCTACACTGAGAAGGAACCGCATCCAGGAGGCCAGGAAGCCTTTACGATCCATGCGCGCCTGCCATGGCAGAAGCAGCCACAGACACGCGTAATGATCGAGATAACGATGGATGAGAAGCTCCTCAAACCATCGCAGACGCTGAAAGTGATCCACGAATACGGCGAGCCGCTCGATGCGGAGATTCGCGTGTACGCACTCGAAGAGATCGTGGCAGAGAAACTGCGCACAATCCTTCAGCATGTGCGTAATCTCCAGGAACGAGGATGGAGCCGGTCACGCGCCCGCGATTACTACGACCTCTGGCGCATTCTGGGAGCGTACAAGGAGCGGATGGATCTTTCCGATTTTGCCACGTTTCTGTATGAGAAGTGTGCTGTGCGGAACGTCACCTTCAAGGCACCGGATGACTTCTTCCCGGACCACATGCTTGCCTATGTCGAGAAGACCTGGGATCATTGGCTCGGCCCACTGGTACCTGAACTGCCCTCCTTCCAAATCGTGATCGGCGAACTTCGCCCGCAAGTCGAGGCGCTAATCCCTTCCGTGCGATAATCTCTCTAACACCAGGCATGGTTCAGTCCAGAGTCCAGAGTCCATCCACCTTCGCTCTGCGAGCTATGGCGGACAGGGAGTCCAGAGGGATAGACCAGTTCAACGTTCCAGGTTCAACGTGGTAAAGAACGTTCAATGTTCAATGTTCAATGACCAGCGAAGTCATTGCGAGGAGCATCGAGGCAAGCTGTTCCTTAACCAAAAGATTTCTGCTTTTATCCACGTCCAATGCTTGCCTTATACACAAAACTTTCTTATATTTAGTGTATAAATATATTACAAAGGAGGATATCCCGCATGTTAAGGACCAATATCGAGCTTGATGAGAAGCTGGTCGATGAGGCCATGGAACTCACCCAAAAGAAAACCAAGAAAGAGCTTGTAAATTACGCCATCCAGGAACTCGTAAGCAGGATAAAAAGGAAAAAGCTCCTTGAACTCGAAGGCAAGGTGGATTGGACCGGCAACCTCGATGAGATGAGGAAAAGCAGGGTATGATCCTCGTGGATACCAGTGTCTGGGTGGATTTTCTCAAAG harbors:
- a CDS encoding nucleotidyl transferase AbiEii/AbiGii toxin family protein gives rise to the protein MTRRPEALPEDLQAVLREMGPFMSERGLYLGGGTALAVYLGHRVSIDLDWFTEKPLGDPLVFTQELKDNGIPLVVTQVDRGTLHGSVHGINVSFLEYRYPLLAPANLRPEFHCLLASPDDIACMKLSAISQRGSKKDFIDLYSILKTYYKLGEALDLYKERYAIEDIGHVLFGLAYFDDAEREKTPKMLWDVDWETVRESIREWLREYAVK
- a CDS encoding type II toxin-antitoxin system VapC family toxin, producing the protein MKLMLDTNICIYIIKQQPESVLERFLDYQVGDISISAITLSELRYGVAKSKHREKNSRALDEFMIPLEILPFDEEAAQAYGDVRTSLEKAGTPLGGMDMLIAAHAVSRGLTLVTNNTREFARVSKLALVDWVSQKTE
- a CDS encoding antitoxin; this encodes MKTAKIFKNGQSQAVRLPKEFRFDDTEVFIKKSGHVVYLIPRSHSWDVLFGSLKRFSRDFMSERSQPEPDKRENF
- a CDS encoding ATP-binding protein — translated: MIKRNAESTIRQFLRGFPIVTITGPRQSGKTTLARVVFSGRPYVSLEDPDVRIAAIDDPRGFLERFPDGGVLDEVQRAPEILSYLQTRVDGDGRMGLFLLTGSQQFNLMSEISQSLAGRTAFIELLPFSIGELDRAGVRPNLLDAMLFNGCYPPLYDRDLSPGAWFRSYVTAYVERDVRQLLKVQDLEAFQRFLRFCAGRSGQILNLSSLATDCGITHNTARAWISVLEASYILFTLRPHHANFNKRLVKSPKIYFYDTGLLCWLLGIREQDQLAAHPLRGSIFETFIVSELVKTRFNQGEKAGLHFWRDSNGNEVDVIAEVGTLLQPIEIKSGKTLNRGFFIGLERWQTLAGDRATCPTLIYGGRESLTRKEVNVSGWEAVGRVLEK
- a CDS encoding nucleotidyl transferase AbiEii/AbiGii toxin family protein, which codes for MKPLYTRLQESRKRLDIPWVVLERDYLLSWILAGIGQVESLRDTLVFKGGTALKKCYFGDYRFSEDLDFSVLEGAPAGDKIEQAVREACGATVKLLDKHAPVEIACERYTEKEPHPGGQEAFTIHARLPWQKQPQTRVMIEITMDEKLLKPSQTLKVIHEYGEPLDAEIRVYALEEIVAEKLRTILQHVRNLQERGWSRSRARDYYDLWRILGAYKERMDLSDFATFLYEKCAVRNVTFKAPDDFFPDHMLAYVEKTWDHWLGPLVPELPSFQIVIGELRPQVEALIPSVR
- a CDS encoding type II toxin-antitoxin system VapB family antitoxin, translated to MLRTNIELDEKLVDEAMELTQKKTKKELVNYAIQELVSRIKRKKLLELEGKVDWTGNLDEMRKSRV